The sequence below is a genomic window from Acetivibrio clariflavus DSM 19732.
TGAGTGTCCAAACATGGGGGATAATATTTTAATGATGAAAAAGAGCTCGCAGACTGGACGTATCCCCAAAGACAGCGCTATTGTGGTACAACCGTCTCAAATGGCAGTTATTGTAGATAGTGGACGTGTTGTAGATGCTACAGCGGAACAGGGAGTATACATATTTGATCAATCTTCAACACCATGTTTTCTTCAGGGAGATTTTGAAGGTGCTATTAAAACTTTGTGGGAACGTTTTAAATTTGCAGGGGCAACACCTAATACTCAGCAGGTATATTATTTTAATATAAAAGAAATTATGGATAACGGCTTTGGAACAGCAACTCCGATTCCATACAGAGATTGGGAACATCCCCTTGTAAATCCGAGGGTTCCCGGTGGCCTGATGCCGATGAATGTAAATATAAAATGCTACGGAAAGTATACTTTCAAGATTGTAGATCCGGCAGTTTTTATGATGGAAGTTTGCGGTACAGCCAATATTTATGAAAAAGAAGAATTGGTTGATCAGATGAGGAGTGAAATAAATGCTGCTTTTAAGTCTGTTGTAAACCGACTCGGTTCTGATGATTACAAAGTATATGCTACCCAGTTATCTTCACAGGATCAGCTAATCCGTGAAATCATGGAAAAAGAGGTTTTGGATGAACCGATACGTAGACGGGGTATCAAGATAGTTTCCTTCGCTATCGAGAGCATGCAATTTGATGAGGCATCTAAAGCTAAGATAGATCAGTATGAAATTGGATCTGATGCTCTTACTCAACAGGGTATGATGGCTTCTTCCTATGCTAAAGCTATGGAAAATGCAGCTGGAAATGCAAAGGGTGCAGCCAATGGTTTTATTGGCCTCGGAATGATGAATATGGCATCGGGAGGAGTTTTTGGTAATGTACCTCAGAATCTTAATAAACAAGTTGCACAGCAGCAACAGGGAGGAAATGCAAGCTCTTTTGAAGCTTCAGGTACGGTTTGTAACAACTGCGGAAAACCGGTTAACGGAAAATTCTGTTCAAACTGCGGAACACCGGTTTCTCAAAAGAAGATTTGTCCGGTATGTAAAAATGAAGCTTCAGGAAGATTTTGTTCCAATTGTGGTGCCAGTTTGGAAGCTCCGGCCAAGAAGTTCTGCTCCGATTGTGGTACGGAAGTTCCGCAGAAGTTTTGTCCTAACTGTGGAAAGCCAGTTGAATAAATATGTAAAATGTGTTGTATTGGTGGTTCATATTTTGAGCCACCTTTATTATTTTAAGCTGTTTAAATAATTTTCTGGATAATTTTTCTGGGATTAAAGACAAGCAGAAAATAAAGAAATTTATATTCAGAGATGATAAAACATTATCCCCATGAAATACCAGAAGGAGAGCAGCAGAGGGTGGCCATAGCTTTTGCAAATAATCCTAAACTTATTTTTGCCGATGAACCTACCGATTCTGTGGAAAGCAAGAAATCATGCAGCACTATAAACTTAATAAAAATCAAAGGGTAAATACAAAAAATCAGGAACGTAATTGAAATATATAAGGATTAATTTCATTTATAATTTATGTACTGACAAATTCTTTAATAAATAATTTGGCTTTTTTATAAAATTTACACCGTTTTTTTAGATCCTTCTTAATTTCGCGTAAAAAAGCTGAATAGGTATCGACGAAATCGGCATCTGCTTCATATTCGCCGTAGATGATTCTATTATAAGTTGTGATTAGGTCGCTGAATTTAAGCTCATTTAATGAAACTTCAGCATCAATCCTTCTGGCGTACTCTTGAGGTGTTTCGTAATTGTACTTCGGATATTTGCAAGCTTTTAAGTAATCCAATATAATTTGGTGAATTATTTTCACTTTATAAGTGCTGCTTCCCTTGCGGAAGGCATTCTTGCTTTTTATAATTATAACAATAACATATATTAAAAGGATTAAGACTATGGGGATTCCTGTGTAAAGGCCAATTTTAATTAATATGTCTATAGTTTCTTTATTTGAATCCTTGTCTTCTGCAACCGGTTCTTCCTCCTCCTTAAGTCTATTTTCCTGTTGATTTGAGTTTGCTACTCCAACCTCAGTACTTTCGAACATAACCCATCCGTAACCTTTAAAATAAACTTCAATCCAGGCATGGGCATCAGAGTCAAATACCGGTTTATAACCTGTGGATAAGTATTTATAATACGCAGGGACTGAGGAAAAACTTGAGGAGGTATCTATTTTAAAACCGGTTACATAACGGGCCGGAATGTTGAGGCTTCTTAGCAGTAGAGCCGCTGCTGAGGAATAATGCTGACAAAAGCCTTCTTTGCTTTCAAATAAAAAGTATTCGATTTTGTCGGAGTTGTCTTTTGGGACTTTAGGAACAGGATTATAGGTATAATTGTTTTTTAAATATTTGATAATGGCTTCTATCTTGTCATAATCATTGTCTATTCCTTCTGTAATCTTTAATGCCAACTCATACAGCCTATCATTGCTATAGCCTTCGTATTGGGGGAGTGTGTTTTGAAGTTTAACTTTCCTTAAGGCCTCCTTAAAGGCTTCTTTGTCGGCTATATTTAAGGAATCAAAGGAAAAAGAAAAATCTTCTTTAATTATATTTTCAGTATAGTTCTCTATATGGTAGGTACCTCTGTTTTCATCGCAGGCGACAATAATATCGGGATTTTGTATACTGAAATTATCTATATATGGTCCCACAAATAAAATTGGTGTTTGAATACCGGTATAATTGATAACAATATTTTCTACTTCTCCTATTGCTTTAAAAGCAGTGAAAATACTGTTTTCGGTTTTGGGAAAGGATTCGTTTTGCAGCCATCGGTTTTTGGTATATGTATCATACACAATTGATTTAAAATATACTGTTTTATTGGTTTTAACTTTAAACAACTCAATACCCTCAAATACAAATTTATCTCTGATATTACCGCTTGTGGCAACTTCAGAAGCAAACTTATCAAAAGAATTTGTGCCTTCCTGTGAATTGCTTAAATAAACCTTTTTTGGTTTTGCTTGAAATGGGTATGGGCGAGACTGGAAAAGCAGCTGTGACAAGCCAATAATACATATTGCGTATATGATTGCTATACTTATAAAAGGCATTATATCTCTTTCTTTTTTCTTTTCAATCCTGGTGTAATAAATATAGAAATAATACACTATGCTGCAAAATATAAAAAATAAAAAGGTATATCGGTCACTTACAGCATTCAGCTGGTTTTCAACAAAACCTGCGGTCAAAGCAATAAGGGAAACGGGAATATAGACATAATTCCAAAACTTAAAATGTTTACATTTCGAAATAATTATATAAATCAAAATTGATATCAGTAAAATTACTGCTACTTGTCTTGGGATATCTATAGAAGAGCTATTACCAGCAATAGAT
It includes:
- a CDS encoding SPFH domain-containing protein, translating into MGLIKQAFAATKEQFSELLRAGAGSLGSVLADKFKVVIECPNMGDNILMMKKSSQTGRIPKDSAIVVQPSQMAVIVDSGRVVDATAEQGVYIFDQSSTPCFLQGDFEGAIKTLWERFKFAGATPNTQQVYYFNIKEIMDNGFGTATPIPYRDWEHPLVNPRVPGGLMPMNVNIKCYGKYTFKIVDPAVFMMEVCGTANIYEKEELVDQMRSEINAAFKSVVNRLGSDDYKVYATQLSSQDQLIREIMEKEVLDEPIRRRGIKIVSFAIESMQFDEASKAKIDQYEIGSDALTQQGMMASSYAKAMENAAGNAKGAANGFIGLGMMNMASGGVFGNVPQNLNKQVAQQQQGGNASSFEASGTVCNNCGKPVNGKFCSNCGTPVSQKKICPVCKNEASGRFCSNCGASLEAPAKKFCSDCGTEVPQKFCPNCGKPVE
- a CDS encoding DUF4129 domain-containing transglutaminase family protein, with the protein product MFAEFIYGLGWILLLSAIMGYEISVINNLIISLFSFLLSIILFGNKKRIFISLTALSLLSIGGFFVMYLLGIMDLIADNISAFLMPYFESIAGNSSSIDIPRQVAVILLISILIYIIISKCKHFKFWNYVYIPVSLIALTAGFVENQLNAVSDRYTFLFFIFCSIVYYFYIYYTRIEKKKERDIMPFISIAIIYAICIIGLSQLLFQSRPYPFQAKPKKVYLSNSQEGTNSFDKFASEVATSGNIRDKFVFEGIELFKVKTNKTVYFKSIVYDTYTKNRWLQNESFPKTENSIFTAFKAIGEVENIVINYTGIQTPILFVGPYIDNFSIQNPDIIVACDENRGTYHIENYTENIIKEDFSFSFDSLNIADKEAFKEALRKVKLQNTLPQYEGYSNDRLYELALKITEGIDNDYDKIEAIIKYLKNNYTYNPVPKVPKDNSDKIEYFLFESKEGFCQHYSSAAALLLRSLNIPARYVTGFKIDTSSSFSSVPAYYKYLSTGYKPVFDSDAHAWIEVYFKGYGWVMFESTEVGVANSNQQENRLKEEEEPVAEDKDSNKETIDILIKIGLYTGIPIVLILLIYVIVIIIKSKNAFRKGSSTYKVKIIHQIILDYLKACKYPKYNYETPQEYARRIDAEVSLNELKFSDLITTYNRIIYGEYEADADFVDTYSAFLREIKKDLKKRCKFYKKAKLFIKEFVST